A window of the Balaenoptera acutorostrata chromosome 13, mBalAcu1.1, whole genome shotgun sequence genome harbors these coding sequences:
- the LOC103017895 gene encoding serpin B8 isoform X1 has protein sequence MDDLCEANGTFAINLLKLLGEKDNLRNVFFSPLSLSSALTMVLMGAKGNTAAQMSQALCLNKGGDIHQGFQSLLMELNKSGPQCLLRTANKLFGEKTCDFLPAFKESCQKFYQANLEELSFSKDTEECRKHINDWVTEKTEGKISEILGAGAIGPLTKLVLVNATYFKGKWNEQFDRKHTRGMTFKTNKEKKTVQMMFKQAEFKMGYVEEVRAQVLELPYAEQELSMLILLPDDSADLAEVEKALTYEKFRAWTNPEKLTKDKVQVFLPRLKLEESYDLETFLRSLGMTDAFEEAKADFSGMSAKKNVPMSKVMHKCFVEVNEEGTEAAAATAVVRNSQCSRIEPRFCADHPFLFFIRHDETNSILFCGKFSSP, from the exons ATGGATGATCTCTGTGAAGCAAATGGCACTTTTGCCATCAACTTATTAAAACTGCTGGGTGAAAAGGACAACTTGCGAAACGTGTTCTTCTCTCCCCTGAGCCTCTCCTCTGCCCTGACCATGGTCTTAATGGGAGCCAAAGGAAACACTGCGGCGCAGATGTCCCAG GCACTTTGTTTGAACAAAGGTGGAGATATTCACCAAGGATTCCAGTCACTTCTCATGGAATTGAACAAATCTGGCCCTCAGTGCTTGCTCAGAACTGCCAACAAACTCTTTGGGGAAAAGACGTGTGATTTCCTGCCA GCTTTTAAGGAATCCTGCCAGAAGTTCTATCAGGCAAACCTGGAGGAACTGTCCTTTTCTAAAGACACTGAAGAATGCAGGAAACACATAAATGACTGGGTGACGGAGAAGACTGAAG GAAAGATTTCAGAGATACTGGGGGCTGGGGCGATCGGTCCTCTGACTAAGCTGGTCCTCGTGAATGCAACCTATTTCAAAGGAAAGTGGAATGAGCAATTTGACAGAAAGCACACAAGGGGAATGACCTTTAAAACCAACAAG GAGAAGAAGACAGTGCAGATGATGTTTAAGCAAGCTGAGTTTAAAATGGGGTATGTGGAGGAGGTGCGCGCGCAGGTCCTGGAGCTGCCCTACGCGGAGCAGGAGCTGAGCATGCTCATTTTACTGCCTGACGACAGCGCGGATCTCGCTGAG GTGGAAAAGGCACTTACATATGAGAAGTTCAGAGCCTGGACAAATCCAGAAAAGCTGACTAAGGATAAAGTTCAAGTTTTTCTTCCCAGATTAAAGCTGGAGGAGAGTTATGACTTGGAGACTTTTCTTCGAAGTTTAGGAATGACTGATGCTTTTGAGGAAGCCAAGGCCGACTTTTCTGGAATGTCAGCCAAGAAGAACGTGCCCATGTCCAAGGTCATGCACAAGTGCTTTGTAGAGGTCAATGAGGAGGGCACGGAGGCAGCTGCGGCCACTGCCGTGGTCAGGAACTCCCAGTGCAGCAGAATTGAACCAAGATTTTGTGCAGAccaccctttccttttcttcatcagGCACGATGAAACCAACAGCATTTTGTTCTGCGGCAAGTTCTCTTCTCCATAA
- the LOC103017895 gene encoding serpin B8 isoform X2: MFENRRWAEDGSPLPGTLYQKTSFHEAFKESCQKFYQANLEELSFSKDTEECRKHINDWVTEKTEGKISEILGAGAIGPLTKLVLVNATYFKGKWNEQFDRKHTRGMTFKTNKEKKTVQMMFKQAEFKMGYVEEVRAQVLELPYAEQELSMLILLPDDSADLAEVEKALTYEKFRAWTNPEKLTKDKVQVFLPRLKLEESYDLETFLRSLGMTDAFEEAKADFSGMSAKKNVPMSKVMHKCFVEVNEEGTEAAAATAVVRNSQCSRIEPRFCADHPFLFFIRHDETNSILFCGKFSSP, encoded by the exons ATGTTTGAGAACAGGAGATGGGCGGAGGATGGGAGCCCATTGCCAGGCACATTATATCAGAAAACAAGCTTTCATGAG GCTTTTAAGGAATCCTGCCAGAAGTTCTATCAGGCAAACCTGGAGGAACTGTCCTTTTCTAAAGACACTGAAGAATGCAGGAAACACATAAATGACTGGGTGACGGAGAAGACTGAAG GAAAGATTTCAGAGATACTGGGGGCTGGGGCGATCGGTCCTCTGACTAAGCTGGTCCTCGTGAATGCAACCTATTTCAAAGGAAAGTGGAATGAGCAATTTGACAGAAAGCACACAAGGGGAATGACCTTTAAAACCAACAAG GAGAAGAAGACAGTGCAGATGATGTTTAAGCAAGCTGAGTTTAAAATGGGGTATGTGGAGGAGGTGCGCGCGCAGGTCCTGGAGCTGCCCTACGCGGAGCAGGAGCTGAGCATGCTCATTTTACTGCCTGACGACAGCGCGGATCTCGCTGAG GTGGAAAAGGCACTTACATATGAGAAGTTCAGAGCCTGGACAAATCCAGAAAAGCTGACTAAGGATAAAGTTCAAGTTTTTCTTCCCAGATTAAAGCTGGAGGAGAGTTATGACTTGGAGACTTTTCTTCGAAGTTTAGGAATGACTGATGCTTTTGAGGAAGCCAAGGCCGACTTTTCTGGAATGTCAGCCAAGAAGAACGTGCCCATGTCCAAGGTCATGCACAAGTGCTTTGTAGAGGTCAATGAGGAGGGCACGGAGGCAGCTGCGGCCACTGCCGTGGTCAGGAACTCCCAGTGCAGCAGAATTGAACCAAGATTTTGTGCAGAccaccctttccttttcttcatcagGCACGATGAAACCAACAGCATTTTGTTCTGCGGCAAGTTCTCTTCTCCATAA